TCTCCAGATCTTGACTGGGTGCCCAGATCAATTTGTTGGGTGTATTGAGCAATTTCTTGGGTGGCCAAAAAAATTGTTGTTTTTtactaaaaaaattattttctttttcatttcttcagTTTTGTGGGATTTATGAAAGGTATGACTATGTTAATGTAGCCATTTCAGTTACAATATCGCCCATAACAATTGTCACAATGGGAGTCACATCACCTATCACATTAGCTGTCATAATACCTGTCACAAAATAATGTTTatgtgataggtaatgtgacagGCGAATaactagtgtgataggtatGTACTGTGGCCGGAGGTGTGACATCATATTAATATCGATATTTGGATCGTATGAGTTATTTGAGAAGTTTATGATCACATAACAATAAACAAAGGTTCGTTATTTCTACTAattctttttttctccttcttcatctTGTCACAATAGTCACATAAATTAATGTGATAAcaggtgtgacaggtagtgagatatgaggtgtgacaggtagtgtgataacaGTTGTGACATGAGGTGTGACAACGGTTGTGAGACATGAGGTGTGACAGATAGTGAGACATgaggtgtgacaggtagtgagacatgaggtgtgacaggtagtgtgacaacgatTGTGACATGAGGTGTGACAACGATTGTGACATGAGGTGTGATAACGATTGTGACATGAGGTGTGACAACGGTTGTGACATGTGATGTGACACCGGTTGTGACATGTGGTGTGACACCGGTTGTGACATGTGGTGTGACAACAGTTGTGACATGTGGTGTGACAACGGTTGTGACATGTGGTGTAGGGGTGGCATTCGgtttaaacggttcggttttggggtCAAACCGTAAACCaaactgaaattgaatttcggttcggttcggtttggtttacTGTTCGGTTTTTCAATATGGCAAactgaaaaccgaaccgaacggttcagttcggtttttttttgaatttttttttaaaaaaaatttctagtttcaaaatattgtcgatcgacaccaatagatgtgatcagcatatatatttagggaacatgtaaaaatttcatccattttgaacatagtttgatcgtccatactaacgattaaccaaaaaagatgcgtttttacataataaaacttcattgaccggggctttgccaaatgagtttccttatttcgaccacgcacgatcgatgacaaaaattatgtgatttcaaatatgtaaacaacttttctcatttgcatcttggtaatgggttttcccttagggtatattagtgttgttttttgtttaccggaaattccgacggttaaacgaggtccgaattggatgaaattttaaaatggtcactaaatatatatactgatcacatcggatggtgtcgatcaattccgataagtttccttcatatagtcgcttcataatgtgatcgttttattataaccctaatataaaggttatggtacattagtggacacttcggcgatcgacaactccagtttgaaatatggtcgatcgacaccagtagatgtgatcggtatatatatttagggaacccctaaaaatttcgtccgttttgaacatggtttgaccgtccgtaccaacggtcaaccaaaaaacatgcgttttcacataataaaacccccatTGACCGAAACTTtgtcaaatgagtttccttgtttcgaccacgcacgatcgatgaaaaaaattatgtgacttcaaatatgtaaacaacttttctcattcgcatcttggtaattggtcctcccttagggtatattagtgttgttttcggtttaccggaaattccgacggttaaacgaggtccgaattggatgaaattttaaaatggtcactaaatatatatactgatcacatcggatggtgtcgatcaattctgataagtttccttcatatagtcgcttcataatgtgatcgttttattataaccctaatataaaggttatggtacattagtggacacttcggcgatcgacaactccagtttgaaatatggtcgatcgacaccagtagatgtgatcggtatatatatttagggaacccctaaaaatttcgtccgttttgaacatggtttgaccgtccgtaccaacggtcaaccaaaaaacatgcgttttcacataataaaacccccatTGACCGAAACTTTGTCAAATGAGTTTTAttgtttcgaccacgcacgatcgatgaaaaaaattaggtgacttcaaatatgtaaacaacttttctcattcgcatcttggtaatgggtcctcccttagggtatattagtgttgttttcggtttaccggaaattccgacggtcaaacgagatccgaattggatgaaattttaaaatggtcactaaatatatatactgatcacatcggatggtgtcgatcaattctgataagtttccttcatatagtcgcttcataatgtgatcgttttattataaccctaatataaaaggttatggtacattagtggacacttcggcgatcgacaactccagtttgaaatatggtcgatcgacaccagtagatgtgatcggtatatatatttagggaacccctaaaaatttcgtccgttttgaacatggtttgaccgtccgtaccaacggtcaaccaaaaaacatatgttttcacataataaaaccctcattgaccgggactttgccaaatgagtttccttgtttcgaccacgcacgatcgatgacaaaaattatgtgacttcaaatatgtaaacaacttttctcattcgcatcttggtaatgggttctcccttagggtatattaatattgttttcagtttaccggaaattccgacggttaaacgaggtccgaattggatgaaatttttacaaggtgactatatatacatatcaatcatatcgactggtgtcgatcgatcttgagaagtttctttcatatagttgcttcatattgaggcggatttagtaattacacatccgcttgtatatatatatatgtggttgtttgttttagcaaacttatttgaaacatacatatatgggcatacatataaacatagatgattatatatacatatataacactacaaaagagaaacatataattatatataatataaacctaaaatcacattaatcaaaacaaatattcggtaagataaacgtaaaacgacattattttataaataattcggtttttcggttcggttcggtttcttatgtgcccaaactgaaaccaaaccaattaattcggttcggttcggtttttcttgtgttcggttcggtttttttcggtttcagTCCtgttttttcggttcggttttcggtttttcggtcttAAGTGCCACCCCTAATGTGGTGTGACAACGGTTGTGACATGAGTTGTGACCACAGTTGTGACAACGGTTGTGACATGAGTTGTGACCACGGTTGTGACCACGGTTGCGACATGAGTTGTGACCACAGTTGCGACATGAGTTGTGACCACGGTTGCGACATGAGGTGTGACAACGGTTGCGACATGAGGTGTGACAACGGTTGCGACATGAGGTGTGACAAcggttgtgacatgtagtgtgacagtaggtgtgacaggtagtgtgacagtaggtgtgataggtagtgtgacagtaggtATGACATTGGTTGTGTGATATGAGGTGTGACAGCGGTTGTGACAGATAATGTGACGGCGGTTGTGACAGATAGTGTGCCAGCGGGTGTGACATGCTGAgagaaaatgtctaaatatgcgAAATGATGTTAAAATTTAAAGGAGATTGGTATGcgtatgctcagaatgaagagaatcaTTAGAATTGAGGTGCTTTGAGCTCCGATTTCGCTGGAATAGCATGAAATACCACCATGGAGGACGACAACTCCTTGCGAGGGTTGCTGCACCTTGTACGGTGGTCGGTTCAGAGTGAGTATGGTATCAAATGAACGAGGGGAGAGAGATCTTTGCAACGGTACCAACCATGCTTAAATTCATCGTCGGACGATAAAATTATGGCCGAAAttcgaaaaaaagaaaaataagaaaatgatgaagaaaaatagTTAGAAAAATGCAAAATTgttcaaaaaatattttttaagtgactattttataattttgttcCAAACTATTTTCTCCACTTATTTctctattataaaaatataattaaaaattagaaaatagtcaataagtggtaatatttttttaatttataatgaaaattaatactattttataatttgaccattttTAAATGCTGGCTTCATAATACTAAAAATAATGATAATGTAGGGTTGGAAACAGAGCATCATGCATAATGGCCAAAAGCAGTTTGGCTTTTATACTTCAACTTATTCTCCACTAGATtgcaaatacaatacaatataATACAATCATCCATATGGATTAAAACCAACCAGTCACAAGGAAACCTTAAGCATAAGTTAACTTACCTCAGAAGTCACAAACTAATGTCTTTTATCTGGCCTCCCCGATTCTCAGTTGGGAGAAAATTTCGCTCTCTGTAGACTCCATCTCGTCGTCCTTCATTGCAGAAATGTTAACTGTCGAATCAAGTGAAGCGAAATGTGGAATATTTGGTATTGAAAACGCTGATGAAGAACAAACAGTGCTATCCTCATGGGGTGCTCCAAGCCTTCCAGTTTGATGAAGCTTCAATGCATAGTTCAAATCCCACTGCACGTCAGCCATCGTCGGCCTATCACAAGAATCTGGTTTCAAACACTTCTCTGCAGTCTCAATAAAACGTCTCAGTGAGCTAGGATCAATCTCACCCTTCAATGGAGAATCAATGATCTCTTCTAGCGTCCCTTGTTTCTTGCAATGCATAACCCATTCAGCTAAGTTCATTTGCTCTCTCGGAACCGTTTGTACAATAGGAGGTCTTCCACATAACACCTCAAGTAGTACCACACCAAATGAGTACACATCAGATTTTTCTGTCAACATTCCAGACATATAGTACTCTGGATCAAGGTAACCGATGGTGCCTTTGACAGCCGTGCTGACAAAATTTTCTTCAAGAGGGCCAGACTTTGAAAGCCCGAAGTCAGCGACTTTAGCCACAAGGTTCTCATCCAGCAATATGTTGGTGGACTTCACATCACGGTGGATGATGCCCCCTGCCGCACCTCTGTGGAGATAATCAAGTCCACTTGCTGCTCCTATGCAAATTTCTAGTCTTTGCTTCCACGACAAGCGAGGCACATTCGAGTCATACAAATGATCTTCCAAGGTCCCTTTTTCCATGAACTCATACACTAGTATCATCTCAGACCCTTCATCACAGTAACCAATTAAGGAGACAAGATGCCGGTGGTGGATTTTCGACAACACTATGATTTCTGTTTCAAATTCTGGAAGTCCTTGGCCTGATCGCTGCTCCACTTGCTTACAACGCTTCACAGCCACTTTGGTGCCATCAGAGAGAGTTCCTCTATAAACATGTCCAAAACCACCCACACCTATCTGCATTTTGGGGTCAAAGTCGTCTGTTGCAGACTTAATTTCGACAAAAGATATCTTCAACCCAAGGTTGTGGGAGATTCCTCCTCTGTTTTTCTTCGCCTTTCTATGTctcaaacaaaacaagaatcCAATGAGGAAAATACAGATGAGAAACAGGCCTCCTCCAAGAACTGAACCAACCACAATAGCCACATTTACCTTCTTGGATTCTTCCAAATCATAAATCACAGCTGTTCCCTCCATTATTTgcaatatttccagcccattTAGAAAGGCATTTGGTATATCTATGGTAAAATTAGGAGCTATACTGATGTTAACTACTTCAGACTCACTAGCATTCACCACAAAATCATAGTAGAAAGGATTAGACAGCAAACGATGGAAACGTGACTCCAGTTCGACTATCTCCTTACGGAAGTTGCCATTCGAAGACAAGTTAAACACTATTTCACCGGCGGTTGTAGAAATAATGTCACAGAAGTGCGCACGGACAATGTGCCTAGCATTTCTGCTCACACTAAAAGACCATGTTATGTTGGAAGAATTGGCTGCGCTGTTCATCACTTTAGCTGTCTTGTAAACCAAATCCGGGGCGATAAATTTAGTTGATGCAATAAAATCACGATCAGCTTGATCGTTTGGAGCATAAGTAATGGTACTTTTGTTAGAGTTCTTTGCAGAGTTTGGATCAGACAGATAAATATCATCAGTCTCCCAGTTTCTCCACAGTGTGTCATTATTTGGTGAGAGCTCTGGGCCTCCAACATTCACTCGGTAAGTTGTGTGTAAAGGTAGATTACTGTTGTGATTCTCAGGGGTGAAATTTGAAGGTGCAAGGAATAGTTCGATGGCATTTACAAAAGCAAAAGACGAGGCTTGAGGTGTAAAATATAGCTTAAATGAGTCGGTACTATTTATTCCAAGAAAGAATTCCTTAATTATAGCAGAGGTTGTACTACTATTAATCTTGGCTGTGAAATTGTTCAACAGTCTGAATTTGGAATCCGAAACATGAAAAATTCCGGTAGAGAGATTACTTGAGGGTGAAGAAATTGGAAAGAAATGCAGGCGTACCAGATAAGTACCGGTATCAGTGATCTCGAATTTGTAGTAGGATTGGCGACTGGAAACTCTTGCTGTCTGGTAGAGACTCGATAATGTCAGGTTGGCGTCTTTAATAGTCTCACTTCCCtttgagaaagagaaggaaTCAGGCTTCAAATCCCCAATGAAATTCCGATCATTGAGATCCACATTATCATCTGATCCACAATTGACAAAGTACTTCTCTTGGAGTTCATAAGCtaaagagagagagtgaagggATGAGTACTGAAGGAGAAGAACAAGCTGAGATAACAAAAGAAGATCAAGGATTTCCATGACCAATGATGAATTTTGCTAGTTCTTAGCAGAAGCACTGTCCATTTGGGAATGGTGGACTATAAAAGGAATCTGAACATAGAAATTAAATTATGTGCAAGACTTCCAATAGAAAAGGCTGAGGACTTTAAAAGTGAAACATTAACAAAGTTATGATATTGGTAGATGTATCAAAATATCCCTCAAATTTCGTAGACTAAAGTCACTGAACAGATAAAATGAAGGATACTTTAGGTGTTCTTTGGATATTTTTAGTTAAAGCGAATCACATAATTCACGAAAGTACCTTCCACTACTAAAAGTTTGATGATTCACCCTACTGTCCTTTTGAAATTTGAACCTGGATGAGAAAAGCAGAAACCTCAAGGGACCCTGAAAGGAACTAGAGCAGATTACTAAAAAATGAGGGTTAGACCGGTGTCTTAGCAAATTCTCTTGAATGCAGTGTTTGACGCAATTTGGAGTGCACTACTGTTTCTCGTTTTTCCTCAGATCATTGTcctattttagtgtcattttcaGAGCTTATACCTAACCAAAGATCACCATTTCGGTTCCATCGCATGTGGCTAGATCATCCAAGTTTTCTTTATTTGGTGAATGAGGTTTGGCAGGGTTCTCATTTCTATGGTAATCCAATGTTTGTTTTGGCTTCTAAGTTGGGACTCTTAAATAGCGGATTCTGGTTTGGAATAAAGGTGAGTTTGGGGATGTAAACATAATGGTGGAGAAGTCATTTGATGATTTGCATATAATTCAGCGGGAAATTGCTAGTTTGGGTCCTTCTGATGACTTGATTTCCAGGGAGAGTGTTGCTAGTGCTCAAGTTCATGAGGTTCTTCTGCTTCAAGAGAAATTTTTATGTGACAAATCAAGGATAAAATGGTTTACTGAAGGTGACCGAAACTCTTTTTTCTTCCATGCAATGGTTAAAGTTCGGCATCTTAAACAGTCATTATCAACTATGAGAGATGAAAACAGTATTATTGATGACCTAAAAGAGATTAGTGATCATGTGGTAAATTATTTCAATGACCTCTTCATAACAGATTCTTTTGTAAAAGACATTGGTCTAGTTTCTGAGGTAATTCCTAATCTCGTGACTACTGAGGATAATGCTATGTTAACAGCCATTCCCACATCTGAGGAAATATTTCAGACTATGTGTTCCATGGATCATAATAGTTCTCCTGGTCCAGATGGTTTtggtgaaatttttttatgaagtgttGGTCAATTGTTGGTGCAGAGGCAGTCCAAACTGTTCAGAGTTTTTTCAATACTGGATACATTCTCCCCCACTTCAATTCCAATTTAATGATCTTGATTCCTAAAGTCCCTGGAGCAGACACCGTAACACAGTTGCGTCCTATTGCTATGacgaattttattttcaagtttATCATAAAGATCTTAGCTGAAGTATTGCTACTCGGATTATTTCACCAAACCAAAGTGCTTTTCTTAGAGGCCACACTATTGCAGACCCCATTATATTGACTTTAGAATGCATTAACCTCCTGGATTGTAATTGTAAGGGCGGTAACATTGCAATTAAGTTTGATGTGCAAAAGACATTTGACACCCTTGATTAGGGTTTCTTACTTTGGGTTTTGAAGGCTATTGGTTTTTCAGATCCTTTTTGTGACTGGATTAAAGCAATTTTGGGGTCTGCACACTTATCAATTTTAGTTAATGGTGTGATGGAAGTGTTTTTTCCTTGTTCTCGTGGTGTTCGTCAAGGAGATCATTTGTCACCTATTCTCTTTTGTCTTGCGGAAGAGGTTTTAAGTAGAGGTCTCACTAAGCTGGCTGAGGATTGACCTATTCTCTTTTGTCAGCTCCTCTTGGTATTACTCCACCCTCGCATGTTCTATTTGCAGATGACATTATGATTTTTATGCGGGGTACCAAGAGATCTTTGAAGAATCTAATGAAGTTTATGGAGGAATATGGCTTGAATTCAGGGCAAAGAGTTAATAAATCTAAATTGCTTGTGTTCATTGGGAAATATGCTTATTCGGAAAATTTTGGGTGTCAAGCAGTGGTCTCTTCCATTCACATACCTTGGGGTTCTTATTTTCCAGGGACGTCTAAAAAGGGTGTATTTTCAAGCCATTACAGATATAATGAGATGCAAGTTGTCATCTTGGAAAGGTTATATGTTGTCGCAAGCGGGTAGCTACAACTTATTCAGTTAGTGATTCAAGGCATTTTGGTTTATAGTTTTCAGATTTATGAGTGACCGGCTGGTTTACTTCATAACCTTCAATCTTGGatcaagaatttttttttggactggAGATCCTTTGAAAATAGGTATGTCTCTTGTTACTTGGCGTCACTGTTGTAAACCTAAAAAGGAATGATGTTTGGGGTTACGTGATCTATTTGAGGCTAATCGTGCTCTTCTAATAAAGAGATGTTGGGAGATGCTCTCCTCTTCCTCTCAAGCCTCTGTTTTGCTTAGAGCTCGTTTTTGGAAAGATGATTTCCAACCTATAAAGTCTTACAAGAGATCTTCAGTCTGGTTGGGTCTCAAAAAAGTTTGGCCAATATTTTAAATTCTTTGCATTGGAGTGTTGGTGATGGTAAGAAGATATCTTTTTGGCAAGATAATTGGTTGGGTGAGCCTCTTGCTACTAGTGTTGGAGTAAGTGGCTCTATTCCACTTCATGCTAAGGTGAATGATATTATTGTTGATTCTCATTGGGTTCTCCCATCAGATCTTATTTCTTTATTCCCTCAAGCAGCATAAAAAATTGAGCGCATTGCTCTGCCTGATGCAGACACATATGACTCTATTTTATGGCCGCACTCCTCCTCAAGAATTCTGACAGAAaaagaagcttttgttttcttctcaaatcatGGTGAGCATAAAGATTGGGGTAAAGTGGTCTGGAGTAAAACAATTCAACCCCGCAAAACTCTTTTTGTTTGGAAGGCTCTTCATGGGCGTTTACTAACTGATGAGGTTTTACAATGGCGAGGTTTTTCACTTCCATCTCGTTGCTCCTTTTGTGGAAGTCATGCGGAATCGGGtacacatcttcttttgcattgttcTGAAATTGTGGCTTTATGGAAATTGATTTTCCTtatattttctcattcattctcgccttggggtacccttgatgaagtgtttaatggtattggtgtttcagcgttcccaaaacctaaacgtcaactttggtttctagtcttctgtaatctaatttggtttatttggatcactaggaatctggtgcgtttcgaatgtaagatttttaatgtgttggaagcccaacgtcatcttttggaattgttcagAGAGTTTGCTATGCATTTTTTTCATCCTTACAAAAAGCATCACGATAAGTCTATTTTCTTTattcttggtatctcacaactgtcTGCCAATGCTACCAGTTTCATCCCGTCCCTTAATTAAGGATTTCTTGGTTGAGAGTTTGCTATTTTCTAggagttttatatatatatatatatatggttttgcatgtgtgggtgtACACATGCCGGATTGAGCGTTTGTTTATCCTCTTTGTTGGAGTTTATCAGACATAGGAGGTCATGTTATTTTGTCCTCCTCatttgttagtttgatttcaataaattaaggGCAGTTTGTCCTATTAAAAAAAGCGCGAGTCTGTGGAAGAACATAGTTTGATGACTGATGGACTTAACTAGCTAAGGCATATGCGGAGGATACTCCGATAAATATGACTTTCTCCtcaagaaatgataaaattacAAAGAAACTTCTGGATACAACCCAACTTGCAAAATCGGAAGGTAAAATAAAATCCATATAGGGAGATTTTCTAACGAGGATCATCTTGTTAAGGACTTCTTTAAttcaccaacttttcgatctcATATTCATATCTCGACTGTTTAGTTTTTAGATACATATGATGTAATTATGAActtgaacggttcacgttTGACAATTTTAGTCTGTTCACTAATTTGATCTACTTTGATACCGTAATGATCACTAAATTAGCtaaagaattatatatatacctaaaatCTAAACGGTTGAGATGAAAAAATGTGATAGAAAAGTATGTCTAATTAacaattaatttgaaagtCCTCAACTAGTCTTCAACAAGATGATCCTCACTCTGGAAAAACTATTTTTTCTATAGCATGTATAGTTTTCTATGACTGTGAGTGAGATCATCAGATATATTTATCCACTTCAGATCTTTTACTGATATTTTTGAGTTAAAGTTCAAGTGTTTttttaaactattttttagtcttcttttatttttatttctttagttGTATCCTGATCTTACTGTTACCGTCCTTTTCCAAGAGTCTACATTTTTTGACTTGTCCAGAGTCAGGTTTGGTTTGAGGACATATCCCTGGTTGCTGGACCAAGGATGAAATATGCTAACTAGCTTGGAGTTTTAAGATATGGGAGTATGATGCTTTCTGTAGTAGAGTCTAAGGGATTATAGTCAAATGTGAAATGTCTACCATATGTTACGATCCGGTACACAATAAAATACATGCATGTATAGGACATCTTCAGATGAAAAATGGTGCTAATGAAATCAAAGACATGGTTTAAATTGACAAGGTAAAACTAACTTGTACAGGCTACAGAAACTTAAACAAGAGTAATATTACCTGACAAGGTTCATATTCATCTGGCATCGCCAAATTTCAATTGGGAGAAAATTTCACTTTCTGTTGTGTCCAAGCCATCTCCCCTGATATCATCTCCATTCATTGTGGAACCTAGGGAATGAAAAAGCTGAAATTATGGCAAGCCGAAAGCTGCTGATGAAGAATCGATGGTTGTGCTGTCCTCATGAGCCTTTTAAGGTTGTTGTTTGCTGAAGCCTTAATGTATACTCCAGACCCCACAGCACATCTGCCATCTTCTTGCAAACACTTCTCAGCCGTCTCCACAAACTTCCGCAGTGAGCTAGGATCAATATGAGCCTTTAGTGGAGAATCAA
This genomic interval from Argentina anserina chromosome 1, drPotAnse1.1, whole genome shotgun sequence contains the following:
- the LOC126800257 gene encoding probable receptor-like protein kinase At2g23200, with the translated sequence MEILDLLLLSQLVLLLQYSSLHSLSLAYELQEKYFVNCGSDDNVDLNDRNFIGDLKPDSFSFSKGSETIKDANLTLSSLYQTARVSSRQSYYKFEITDTGTYLVRLHFFPISSPSSNLSTGIFHVSDSKFRLLNNFTAKINSSTTSAIIKEFFLGINSTDSFKLYFTPQASSFAFVNAIELFLAPSNFTPENHNSNLPLHTTYRVNVGGPELSPNNDTLWRNWETDDIYLSDPNSAKNSNKSTITYAPNDQADRDFIASTKFIAPDLVYKTAKVMNSAANSSNITWSFSVSRNARHIVRAHFCDIISTTAGEIVFNLSSNGNFRKEIVELESRFHRLLSNPFYYDFVVNASESEVVNISIAPNFTIDIPNAFLNGLEILQIMEGTAVIYDLEESKKVNVAIVVGSVLGGGLFLICIFLIGFLFCLRHRKAKKNRGGISHNLGLKISFVEIKSATDDFDPKMQIGVGGFGHVYRGTLSDGTKVAVKRCKQVEQRSGQGLPEFETEIIVLSKIHHRHLVSLIGYCDEGSEMILVYEFMEKGTLEDHLYDSNVPRLSWKQRLEICIGAASGLDYLHRGAAGGIIHRDVKSTNILLDENLVAKVADFGLSKSGPLEENFVSTAVKGTIGYLDPEYYMSGMLTEKSDVYSFGVVLLEVLCGRPPIVQTVPREQMNLAEWVMHCKKQGTLEEIIDSPLKGEIDPSSLRRFIETAEKCLKPDSCDRPTMADVQWDLNYALKLHQTGRLGAPHEDSTVCSSSAFSIPNIPHFASLDSTVNISAMKDDEMESTESEIFSQLRIGEAR